Proteins encoded within one genomic window of Rhododendron vialii isolate Sample 1 chromosome 1a, ASM3025357v1:
- the LOC131336383 gene encoding uncharacterized protein LOC131336383, giving the protein MNDNRELSNLGTLNKTNEGNRSGSPGPRVLRDFDLNLAVLSDSEETESDDSNGICKESRKSRRFDPIYNSEWEFSEQFEDENVGSHCDEDDDDPNGNRENEEGDEFEDEDEGSHARMSHETSNSRKRKHDVIITEAYPVSAYYPRGDVLDGHGGISFQSPLHGKLGFSKKMHPVEKCMSIKAPLQKADWEKEREDLVPTHFLGSSTASPIASEFETRREFEKETSPLVNDNRVVEAQKKDDARLLEPNQPLKRKKPRHPGKGRRKIEIKRLEDKSKRLVTFVKRRDGLFSKMQALCSICGVQGAVLTLSEAQNAYVFGNPAVNTVIDRYLTETSVAETTANERYNNEPVKEIKDKYAEALVRLEKERKCGQILDKVLAVAEGNAPTEALGSNEVELIRAMMEEMVNKPSGPGSEASTSKRPSSFVNLK; this is encoded by the exons ATGAATGACAACAGAGAGCTTTCGAATTTGGGAACCCTAAACAAGACCAATGAAGGCAATAGGAGCGGAAGTCCTGGCCCTCGCGTGTTGCGGGACTTTGATCTGAACCTGGCTGTTCTTTCGGACAGCGAAGAGACCGAGTCCGATGACTCCAACGGTATTTGTAAAGAATCGAGAAAGAGCCGTCGGTTTGATCCTATTTACAACTCCGAGTGGGAGTTTTCGGAGCAATTCGAG GATGAAAATGTAGGATCGCATTgtgatgaggatgatgatgatccCAATGGTAACAGGGAAAATGAAGAAGGAGATGAGTTTGAAGACGAAGATGAAGGCAGCCATGCAAGGATGTCGCATGAGACTTCCAATA GTAGAAAGAGGAAACATGATGTTATCATAACTGAGGCTTACCCAGTGTCCGCATATTATCCCCGTGGTGATGTTCTTGATGGCCATGGAGGCATTAGCTTTCAGAGCCCTCTCCATGGGAAGCTTGGTTTCAGCAAAAAAATGCACCCGGTGGAGAAGTGCATGTCCATTAAGGCTCCACTTCAAAAAGCAGATTGGGAGAAGGAGAGGGAAGATCTGGTACCAACTCATTTCCTGGGATCATCCACTGCAAGTCCTATAGCTTCTGAATTTGAAACGAGAAGGGAGTTTGAGAAAGAAACTTCTCCTTTGGTTAATGATAATAGAGTTGTGGAAGCTCAAAAGAAAGATGATGCAAGGCTTTTAGAACCGAACCAG CCGTTAAAGAGGAAAAAACCAAGACATCCAGGCAAGGGCCGTAGAAAAATCGAAATCAAAAGATTAGAGGATAAATCCAAGCGATTGGTCACTTTCGTCAAGCGCCGTGACGGGCTCTTCAGCAAGATGCAAGCGCTCTGTTCAATATGTGGCGTCCAGGGCGCCGTTCTCACCTTGAGTGAGGCCCAAAACGCATATGTCTTTGGCAACCCCGCAGTCAACACCGTCATTGATCGTTACTTAACTGAAACCTCAGTCGCGGAAACTACAGCTAATGAGCGTTACAACAACGAACCGGTGAAAGAGATTAAAGACAAGTACGCAGAGGCTCTGGTTAGGttagaaaaagagaggaaatgcGGCCAGATCTTGGACAAGGTGTTGGCAGTTGCCGAAGGGAATGCGCCTACTGAAGCTTTGGGATCAAATGAAGTTGAACTGATTCGGGCAATGATGGAGGAGATGGTGAATAAACCATCTGGCCCAGGGTCGGAGGCTTCAACTAGTAAAAGGCCCTCCTCTTTTGTAAACTTGAAGTAA
- the LOC131324024 gene encoding protein SENESCENCE-ASSOCIATED GENE 21, mitochondrial-like: MARSLSNAKLLSAFVVDRISVAVSRRGYAAASQGVASASVRGGSVMAKKGGEETTKKTSSWVPDPVTGYYRPESHADTIDVADLREMLLKNNVRRN, from the exons ATGGCTCGATCTCTCTCGAACGCCAAGCTGCTCTCCGCTTTCGTGGTTGACAGAATCTCCGTCGCCGTTAGCAG GCGGGGATACGCAGCGGCATCACAAGGTGTTGCATCGGCTTCCGTGAGGGGAGGCAGCGTGATGGCGAAGAAAGGAGGGGAAGAAACAACCAAGAAGACATCTTCGTGGGTACCGGACCCGGTGACGGGATACTACAGGCCAGAGTCCCATGCCGACACGATTGACGTTGCTGACTTACGGGAGATGCTCTTGAAGAACAACGTTAGACGAAACTGA
- the LOC131304530 gene encoding uncharacterized protein At5g01610-like has translation MSSQFAHCLFLLLVLTLSTSSSSAAAVNDTLTAYEVLEEYDFPIGLLPQGVTGYELDTSTGKFSAYLNSSCTFTISSYKLKYKSTITGVITTDKLYKLSGISVKVLFFWLNIAEVIRDGDELEFSVGITSADFSVDGFDECPQCGCGFDCDDVSGGRMRSRRATIFNLYRVLSDLLN, from the coding sequence ATGTCTTCACAGTTTGCTCATTGCCTCTTCCTACTCCTTGTACTCACTCTCTCAACCTCatcctcctccgccgccgccgtcaATGACACGCTCACGGCGTACGAAGTCCTAGAGGAATACGATTTCCCCATCGGTCTTCTCCCACAAGGCGTCACCGGCTACGAACTGGACACGTCAACAGGAAAATTCTCGGCTTACTTGAACAGCAGCTGCACATTCACCATCAGCAGCTACAAGCTCAAGTACAAGTCCACAATCACGGGCGTCATAACCACGGACAAGCTGTACAAGCTGAGCGGAATCAGCGTCAAAGTACTCTTCTTCTGGCTCAACATTGCTGAGGTCATTCGCGATGGGGACGAGCTCGAATTCTCCGTCGGAATCACCTCCGCCGATTTCTCCGTCGATGGCTTTGACGAGTGCCCGCAGTGTGGCTGTGGATTTGATTGTGACGACGTCAGTGGAGGAAGAATGAGATCTAGGAGAGCGACTATTTTCAATTTGTATCGTGTTTTATCTGATTTGTTGAACTGA
- the LOC131305531 gene encoding uncharacterized protein LOC131305531 — MNPIVGDQISREREREMDCTTFIALFLLFVSAAAAEETLSAYEVLQQFDFPIGLLPKGATGYELNNSTGDFKAYLGEGTCSFSLEGSYDLKYKSRIKGKISKDKLTKLSGVSVKVLLFWFDIVEVRRRGEELEFSVGILSASFGMENFLECPQCGCGLNCVNQQGRRNVKLNRFVASS, encoded by the coding sequence atGAATCCGATAGTCGGCGATcagatttctagagagagagagagagaaatggattGCACAACTTTTATTGCCCTGTTCCTCCTATTTGTTTCTGCTGCCGCCGCCGAGGAGACTCTGTCGGCGTACGAAGTTCTCCAGCAGTTCGATTTCCCAATTGGCCTACTCCCGAAAGGCGCGACGGGGTACGAACTGAACAACTCGACCGGGGATTTCAAGGCGTACTTGGGGGAAGGGACGTGTAGCTTCTCGCTGGAGGGTTCGTACGACCTCAAATACAAATCCAGGATCAAAGGTAAGATTTCCAAAGACAAACTTACGAAACTTTCCGGTGTTAGTGTGAAGGTTCTGTTGTTCTGGTTCGATATTGTGGAGGTGAGAAGGAGAGGGGAGGAGCTGGAGTTTTCGGTGGGGATTTTGTCGGCGAGTTTCGGGATGGAGAATTTCTTGGAGTGCCCGCAGTGCGGTTGCGGATTGAACTGTGTTAATCAGCAAGGGAGGAGGAATGTCAAGTTGAATCGGTTTGTGGCTTCTTCTTag
- the LOC131304647 gene encoding exocyst complex component SEC15B: MQTPKTRRKVAPTAADGDSGDKLDQLLLSAAICNGEDLGPFVRKAFYSGKPETILHHLRHFSKSKESEIEDVCKAHYQDFITAVDDLRSLLSDVDSLKSALHASNSQLQSVAGPLLSSLDSFVEAREVSRNVTLALHSITTCVQLTELCTRSNLHLSQNNFYMALKCVDSIERDFLYKTPSSTLRTMLEKHIPAIRSHIERRVNKEFGDWLVEIRIVSRNLGQLAIGQASAARQREEELRMKQRQAEEQSRLSLRDCVYALEEEDDDGLGGIGDDNKDGYSNGGNGMLGFDLTPLYRAYHIHQTLGLEDRFKQYYFENRKLQLTSDFQVSSMTPFLESHQTFFAQIAGFFIVEDRILRTGGQLITKMEVENLWDTAVSKMCSVLEDQFSRMQTANHLLLIKDYVSLLGVTARGYGYPVDALLDVLSKHRDKYHELLLSDCRKQIAEALSADKFEQMLMKKEYEYSMNVLSFHIQTSDIVPAFPYVAPFSSTVPDCCRIVRSFIEDSVSYMSYGGQLDFYDVVKKYLDRLLTEVLDGGLLKIINTSIHGVSQAMQVAANMAVLERACDFFFRHAAQLSGVPLRMVERSRRQFPLNKARDAAEEMLSGLLKQKVDGFMTLIENVNWMADDPPQNGNEYANEVIIYLETLVSTAQQILPVQVLKRVLQDVLSHISEMIVGALLGEPVKRFNINAIMGIDVDVRLLESFAENQAPLLSEADANQLKAALIEARQLSNLLLSNHPENFLNPVIRERSYNALDYRKVVIISEKLKDQSDRLFGTFGTRGYKANPKKKSLDALIKRLKDVN; this comes from the coding sequence ATGCAGACCCCCAAGACCCGCCGTAAAGTCGCCCCGACCGCCGCCGACGGAGACTCCGGCGACAAACTCGACCAGCTCCTCCTCTCCGCCGCCATCTGCAACGGCGAGGACCTCGGCCCCTTCGTCCGCAAGGCCTTCTACTCCGGCAAACCCGAGACcatcctccaccacctccgccaCTTCTCCAAGTCCAAAGAATCCGAGATCGAAGATGTCTGCAAGGCCCACTACCAGGACTTCATCACCGCCGTCGATGACCTCCGATCCCTCCTCTCCGACGTCGATTCCCTCAAATCCGCTCTCCACGCCTCCAACTCTCAACTCCAGTCCGTCGCCGGCCCTTTACTATCCTCTCTCGACTCCTTCGTCGAAGCCCGCGAGGTCAGCCGCAACGTCACCCTCGCGCTACACTCCATAACCACCTGCGTTCAACTAACCGAGCTTTGTACCCGATCTAACCTCCACCTATCGCAAAACAACTTCTACATGGCTCTAAAGTGTGTCGACTCGATCGAGCGAGACTTCCTCTACAAAACGCCTTCGTCGACGCTCCGAACGATGCTCGAGAAGCACATCCCGGCGATTCGATCGCACATCGAGCGACGGGTTAATAAAGAGTTTGGCGATTGGCTGGTTGAGATCCGTATCGTGAGTCGTAACTTAGGACAGCTGGCGATCGGGCAAGCGTCGGCCGCGAGGCAGAGAGAAGAGGAGCTGAGAATGAAGCAGAGGCAAGCCGAGGAACAGAGTCGACTCAGCCTGAGAGACTGTGTTTACGctttggaagaagaagatgacgaTGGTTTGGGTGGGATAGGCGATGATAATAAAGATGGGTATAGTAACGGTGGGAATGGTAtgttagggtttgatttgacTCCTTTGTATAGAGCTTATCATATACACCAGACGTTAGGGCTTGAAGATCGGTTCAAACAGTATTACTTTGAGAATAGAAAGCTTCAACTGACTTCGGATTTTCAGGTATCGTCGATGACACCTTTTCTTGAATCTCACCAGACGTTTTTCGCTCAAATTGCTGGTTTCTTTATAGTTGAGGATCGAATTTTGAGGACCGGAGGGCAATTGATAACGAAAATGGAAGTGGAAAACTTGTGGGATACGGCTGTGAGTAAAATGTGTTCTGTATTAGAAGATCAGTTCTCTAGGATGCAGACAGCTAATCATTTGTTGTTGATTAAGGACTACGTGAGTTTGCTAGGGGTGACTGCGCGCGGGTATGGGTACCCAGTTGATGCTTTGCTTGATGTGTTGAGCAAACATAGAGACAAGTACCACGAGTTGTTGCTGTCAGATTGCAGAAAACAGATTGCGGAAGCGCTTTCTGCTGATAAATTTgagcagatgttgatgaagaaagaATACGAGTATTCAATGAATGTGCTTTCGTTCCATATACAAACTTCGGATATAGTACCTGCATTTCCATATGTGGCGCCGTTTTCTTCTACGGTTCCTGATTGTTGTAGAATAGTACGGTCCTTTATTGAGGACTCTGTGAGTTATATGTCGTACGGTGGGCAGCTTGATTTCTATGATGTCGTGAAGAAGTATTTGGACCGGCTTCTGACTGAAGTGTTGGATGGAGGGTTGTTGAAGATCATTAATACCTCCATCCATGGGGTCTCTCAAGCAATGCAAGTGGCAGCAAATATGGCTGTACTGGAGCGTGCTTGTGATTTCTTCTTTCGTCATGCAGCACAGCTTTCTGGTGTTCCTTTGAGAATGGTGGAGAGGAGCAGGAGGCAGTTTCCTCTGAACAAAGCCCGTGATGCCGCTGAAGAGATGCTTTCTGGGTTGCTTAAACAAAAGGTAGATGGTTTCATGACATTGATTGAGAATGTGAACTGGATGGCCGATGACCCTCCTCAAAACGGGAATGAATATGCAAATGAGGTGATTATTTATTTGGAAACTCTGGTTTCTACTGCTCAGCAGATATTGCCAGTTCAAGTTCTTAAAAGAGTTCTACAAGATGTTCTTTCGCACATATCCGAGATGATTGTAGGGGCTTTACTTGGGGAACCGGTAAAGAGGTTTAACATAAATGCTATCATGGGGATTGATGTAGATGTTCGGTTGCTGGAATCATTTGCAGAGAATCAGGCTCCACTTTTGTCAGAAGCTGATGCAAATCAGTTGAAAGCTGCACTTATTGAGGCTAGGCAACTGAGTAATTTACTCTTGAGCAATCACCCAGAGAATTTCCTGAATCCAGTAATCAGGGAAAGAAGTTATAATGCTTTGGACTACCGGAAAGTTGTGATCATTTCAGAGAAATTAAAGGATCAATCAGATCGGCTATTCGGGACCTTTGGAACAAGGGGATACAAGGCGAACCCAAAGAAGAAGTCTCTTGATGCATTGATAAAAAGACTCAAGGATGTGAACTGA